From one Rosa rugosa chromosome 4, drRosRugo1.1, whole genome shotgun sequence genomic stretch:
- the LOC133742241 gene encoding uncharacterized protein LOC133742241, giving the protein MYWGCKVRYASNITSVMTECPYEGGYDHLIRTSEHGQIINSSDFTIPTFRHLLIAFGGLAGLEESIEEDHNLKAKNVREVFDI; this is encoded by the exons ATGTATTGGGGGTGCAAAGTGCGCTATGCTTCCAATATCACTTCGGTAATGACTGAATGTCCATACGAG GGTGGCTATGATCATTTGATTAGGACCTCAGAGCATGGTCAGATTATCAATTCCTCCGATTTCACTATACCCACTTTCAG GCATCTATTGATTGCGTTTGGTGGACTTGCTGGGTTGGAAGAGAGCATTGAAGAGGATCATAACTTAAAG GCAAAGAATGTGCGGGAGGTGTTTGACATATAG